Genomic DNA from Roseburia intestinalis L1-82:
CTGTAGCTTCACGAACAACTTTGATAACTTTAACTTTGTTCGGGCCAACTTCTGTTAACTCTACGTCGAACTCAGTCTTCTCTTCTGCTGCTGCGCCCTCGCCAGCACCTGCTGCTGCAACTACAACGCCTGCTGCTGCAGATACGCCGAACTCTTCTTCACAAGCTTTTACTAAATCATTTAACTCTAATACGCTTAACTCTTTGATAGCATCGATAAATTCTGCTGTTGTTAATTTTGCCATTATAATTTTCCTCCATTATAATTTATTGTCGCACCGGTCAGTCTCTCCTGCCGTGCCCATATACTGTTTCATCCAGCCGCCGGATAGATTACTCTGCCGGTGTCTCTGCTGGTTCTTCTGCAGCTGCTGTTTCTTCTGCCGGAGCAGCCTCTACTGCTGCATCTGCCGCACCGCCTTTTTCTGCGATCTGATTGAGAACGCGAGCAAGGTTGGTAATCGGAGACTGTAAGCTTCCAAGTAATTTGGAAAGAAGTTCTTCTCTTGATGGTACTGCTGCGACAGCCTTCATGCCTGCCTCATCATAATAAGTACCCTCAACAACACCTGCTTTGATTTCAAGAGCAGGAGCTGTTTTAGCGAACTTAGCTAAAACTCTTGCCGGAGCTGTTGCATCCTCAGTAGAGATAGCGAAAGCATTCGGTCCTTCAAGAACGTCTCTTAAGCTTTCGAACTGAGTACCTTCTACTGCACGGCTTACTAAAGTATTTTTGTATACTTTGTAAGTAACACCAGCTTCTCTTAATGCTTTACGTAACTGAGTATCTTCTGCTACGGTAAGTCCACGGTAGTCAACTACTACGACCGACTGTGCATCTTTGATGTTTTCAGAAATTTCCTGTACGATAGGCTGTTTGAGTTCTACTTTTGCCACGAATCGTGCACCTCCTTTTATTATTTTGCCGACGGATAATCCGCCGGATCACAGTGATTTTCCCACTGCTGCTGCATAAAAGACTTGAGGTATATAAAACCGCTTTATTCAGATTAAAATCTGCAATAAAAAACTCCCTGCAAAGACAGAGAGATACGGTCAAAAAAATCTTGATAAAGATCCCCTCGGCAGGTCGTCTTACGTTTACGCCATATGGCACCTGCTGTCTTCGGCATATATGCAAATCGCTGAGTACCGGAAAACCGGCTCAACGATATGCATTATAACATTGTATATTATGGTTGTCAACAATTTTCTGCTTTTACTGTGTAATTTTAACTACGTTTAATCTTACACCAGGTCCCATTGTAGATGCAAGAGTTGCACTCTTAACATACTGACCTTTTAAGCTTGCAGGTTTTGCTTTGTTGATCGCACCCATAAGGGTCTGGAAGTTGTCGCTTAACTGTTCTTCTGTAAAAGAAGCTTTTCCAACTGGCACGTGGATAATGTTTGTTTTGTCCAATCTGTATTCAATCTTACCAGCTTTGATGTCGTTAACAGCTTTTGTAACATCCATAGTTACTGTTCCAGCCTTCGGGTTTGGCATTAAACCTTTCGGTCCAAGTACACGACCAAGACGTCCAACAACGCCCATCATGTCCGGTGTAGCAACAACAACATCGAAGTCTAACCATCCCTCGTTCTGAATCTTCGGGATCAGCTCCTCGCCGCCTACGTAATCAGCGCCTGCTGCCTGTGCTTCATCAACCTTGGTTCCTTTTGCGAATACTAAAACTTTAACTGATTTACCAGTTCCGTGTGGTAATACAACTGCACCACGGATCTGCTGCTCTGCATGACGTCCATCACAACCTGTTCTGATGTGAAGTTCGATTGTCTCATCAAATTTAGCTGTTGCGTTTTTCTTTACCAGGCTGATTGCTTCAGCAACATCGTACTGAGCAGCCTTATCAAAACTTTTCACAGCTTCCTGATATTTCTTTCCTCTTTTCATTCTAAAAAACCTCCTGGTGGTATTATCGGGAGAGGGCCCTCCCACATAATCGTTAATAAATATCGTTATTTTTTGCAGAATTTCTCAGAAGAATGCCGTTCTTGCATTCTTCCAATGAATTTGCTGTTTTTGCAAATTCTATTCTTCCACTGTAACACCCATACTTCTTGCAGTACCAGCGATCATGCTCATAGCTGCCTCTAAAGATGCTGCATTTAAGTCAGGCATTTTTAATTCTGCGATTTCCTGTAATTTTGCTTTGGAAAGTGTAGCAACCTTTGTCTTGTTCGGTGTTGCAGAACCAGATTTAATGTTGCAGGCTTTCTTGATTAATACAGGAGCAGGCGGTGTCTTTGTAACGAAGCTGAAGCTTCTGTCTGCGTATACTGTAATAACTACAGGGATGATAAGATCTCCCTGATCAGCGGTTCTTGCGTTGAACTGTTTTGTAAATTCAACGATGTTAACGCCATGCTGTCCAAGAGCAGGTCCAACTGGAGGAGCAGGTGTAGCCTTGCCAGCAGGAATCTGCAATTTGATATATCCTTCTACTTTCTTTGCCATTTGGAATTGCCTCCTTAATCCAATGTTTCAGGCATAATCTCATGCCTGCGCACAGATCCTGGTCTGTGCTTTAATTGTTAAGTTTTACATCTGCGAAACTTATTTCTACCGGCGTCTCGCGGCCGAACAATTCAACATTGATCGTCACACTCTGCTTTCCGTGATTCATCGCCTGGATCACTCCGATAGTGTCTTTCCAAACACCTCCGGTAACCACAACGGTGTCTCCCTCTGTAAAGTCAACTTCAATGTTCTCTTTCTTGATTCCCAAAGGTTTCATTTCCATATCGGTAAGCGGAACCGGCTTGCTTCCCGGACCAACAAATCCGGTAACACCACGGGTATTTCTGACAACATACCATGTGTCGTCATTCATAACCATATTGATAAGAACGTATCCCGGAAACATTTTCTTTGATACGGATTTTTTTGCGCCATTTTTCATTTCGACAACATCCTGCATCGGAACGCGGACCTCTAAGATCTGATCTTCCAGATGTCTGTTTTCAATTGTCTTGTCAATGTTCGCTTTTACCTTATTCTCATATCCTGAGTAGGTATGAACAACATACCAGTGTGCCTCTGCCATAAATCACTCTGCCTCCATTAAAAATTAAAACCAACAAGGAAATCAACGCCATACTGAATTGCGAAATCCAAAAGCGCGATGATAAGACCTAATACAACGGATACAGCAATAACCGCTGTGGTCTGTCTTACAAGTGATTGTTTCTCCGGCCAAATAATCTTTTTGAATTCAGCCGAAAGACCGGTAAACCAGCTCTCTTTTGGAGCCTTGTCTAACTTCTCGGTTTCTCCCATTTTTTCACTCCTTTGCCACGCGCGTCTTATTTGGTTTCTTTGTGTAACGTATGGGTCTTGCAGAATCTGCAATACTTTTTGGTTTCCATCCTGTCAGGATGAGCTTTTTTGTCTTTTGTCATGTTGTAGTTACGGTTTTTGCATTCCGTACATGCCAATGTTATTTTTGTGCGCACAACTTCCACCTCCATTAAAATTCTTTGTGCTTTTTTCTGCCCCGGTCTCCGTAGTGAGACGTTTTTTAAGGATCAGCGACAGTCCTTAAAAAAAGGCATAAAAAAAAGACCTACTTCCATCGCCTGTCTACTATATCATATCCACTTGTTTCCGTCAATCTTTTTTTGTATATTATACCCTTTTAAACCTTTTTGATTATTTTTTCCTATTTCACATTTTTTTCTCAAATGGTATAATATTTTTATATAGTTAGACCGAAATACTTTTAAAGAATCTTTAAAAATATAATTAAAATCCCCACATTTATCATGCCAGGCGGCAAGGATGCTGTCCTATAACCTGATAAATGTATATATTTCATGGAAGAAAGGAGGGGTTTTCTTGGCTGCTATTGACAGTGCCTATCATTATTATTTAAGCACTTATGGCACTTCGAAGGTATCGCGTTATGATACCCATAAGAAGAGTCAGCTTCGTGCTGTCTATAATCAGATTGTAAAAACAAATAAAGATACTCCTCTGTATAAAATTCCAGATTCCACGGATGTGAAAAAATTTGCGATTGACCTGAAAGAACATACCCGTTCGATCCAGAATGTAATCGCTGCCCTTTCTGACAACGACGAGGGGATTGAAAATGTATTCAACAAAAAAGTTGCAAAGTCTTCCGACGAATCTTCTGTCAATGTTACCTACATTGGTGAGGATCAGAGTCTCGATAATTCTTTGCATTTTGATGTGGAGGTAAAACAGCTTGCAGCCCCACAGATCAATGTCGGAAAGTTTCTTTACCCTGATGAATGCGATTTCAAAACAGGTACTTACACATTCGATATATCAACTGATTTAAGTTCATATGAGTTTCAGTATACCGTAAGCAGAAATGATGACAACCAGCATATTCTTGAAAAGCTTGCACGCCTGGTCAATTCTTCAGGTGCCGGGATTCATGCCGATCTTGCCAAAAATGCCAGTAACAAGATTGCCCTGCGTTTAACTTCAAGTCAGACCGGTCTTGCAGACGGTCAGTCCTATCTGTTTGAAGTTACCCCAAGTTCCGATCATGCATCCGAAAAAGCAATGCAGACACTCGGTATTGATTGTGTTACCCAGACAGCAAGTAATTCTTCTTTCTTATTAA
This window encodes:
- the rplL gene encoding 50S ribosomal protein L7/L12, which produces MAKLTTAEFIDAIKELSVLELNDLVKACEEEFGVSAAAGVVVAAAGAGEGAAAEEKTEFDVELTEVGPNKVKVIKVVREATGLGLKEAKDVVDGAPKVLKEAADKATAEDIKAKLEAEGAKVTLK
- the rplJ gene encoding 50S ribosomal protein L10; translated protein: MAKVELKQPIVQEISENIKDAQSVVVVDYRGLTVAEDTQLRKALREAGVTYKVYKNTLVSRAVEGTQFESLRDVLEGPNAFAISTEDATAPARVLAKFAKTAPALEIKAGVVEGTYYDEAGMKAVAAVPSREELLSKLLGSLQSPITNLARVLNQIAEKGGAADAAVEAAPAEETAAAEEPAETPAE
- the nusG gene encoding transcription termination/antitermination protein NusG, which encodes MAEAHWYVVHTYSGYENKVKANIDKTIENRHLEDQILEVRVPMQDVVEMKNGAKKSVSKKMFPGYVLINMVMNDDTWYVVRNTRGVTGFVGPGSKPVPLTDMEMKPLGIKKENIEVDFTEGDTVVVTGGVWKDTIGVIQAMNHGKQSVTINVELFGRETPVEISFADVKLNN
- the secE gene encoding preprotein translocase subunit SecE; the encoded protein is MGETEKLDKAPKESWFTGLSAEFKKIIWPEKQSLVRQTTAVIAVSVVLGLIIALLDFAIQYGVDFLVGFNF
- the rplA gene encoding 50S ribosomal protein L1, producing the protein MKRGKKYQEAVKSFDKAAQYDVAEAISLVKKNATAKFDETIELHIRTGCDGRHAEQQIRGAVVLPHGTGKSVKVLVFAKGTKVDEAQAAGADYVGGEELIPKIQNEGWLDFDVVVATPDMMGVVGRLGRVLGPKGLMPNPKAGTVTMDVTKAVNDIKAGKIEYRLDKTNIIHVPVGKASFTEEQLSDNFQTLMGAINKAKPASLKGQYVKSATLASTMGPGVRLNVVKITQ
- the rpmG gene encoding 50S ribosomal protein L33, with product MRTKITLACTECKNRNYNMTKDKKAHPDRMETKKYCRFCKTHTLHKETK
- the rplK gene encoding 50S ribosomal protein L11 produces the protein MAKKVEGYIKLQIPAGKATPAPPVGPALGQHGVNIVEFTKQFNARTADQGDLIIPVVITVYADRSFSFVTKTPPAPVLIKKACNIKSGSATPNKTKVATLSKAKLQEIAELKMPDLNAASLEAAMSMIAGTARSMGVTVEE
- the fliD gene encoding flagellar filament capping protein FliD; the protein is MAAIDSAYHYYLSTYGTSKVSRYDTHKKSQLRAVYNQIVKTNKDTPLYKIPDSTDVKKFAIDLKEHTRSIQNVIAALSDNDEGIENVFNKKVAKSSDESSVNVTYIGEDQSLDNSLHFDVEVKQLAAPQINVGKFLYPDECDFKTGTYTFDISTDLSSYEFQYTVSRNDDNQHILEKLARLVNSSGAGIHADLAKNASNKIALRLTSSQTGLADGQSYLFEVTPSSDHASEKAMQTLGIDCVTQTASNSSFLLNGTEHASLSNTFTVNNAFELTLNKPSSQANPVQIGFKTTADSIVDNVQSLVNVYNNLIQLSYRYDSTQEADKLRRDFTQVVKPYYNEFESYGLKLSDDGAIKVDTHLLTDAVTSADAKECFATLNKFKNDLGTTAGTVSVDPLNYASKTMITYKKPGHKNFSCPYLTSVYSGMMLDRYC